DNA sequence from the Myxocyprinus asiaticus isolate MX2 ecotype Aquarium Trade chromosome 3, UBuf_Myxa_2, whole genome shotgun sequence genome:
ttgtaacaccatggtcaggtttgatttgAAGCATAATGGCAATAACTGCAAAAACACTTCAAATAAACGTTTGAATGCTGAACTGACAAATAGTTTGATAGTGTCTCCAGAGATAAAGGCAGATCTTGCGATTAGAAAATGGTTACAAaccagactacacagtaggtggctacagccatctaatggctgttactggcatgacatggttcaTGTCAGTTGTTCATGAACAGCATCAATCTGCCTCCAATGTCACTCATTTTCTTCAGAACCTATGCTTAGGTTGAAATATCAATTCTTCAAACATGTGCCAATTTGTAcatgaaaaatgtaaagaaatatcAATCCTAAGAAATTCATAATTGTATAatttactccccccccccccaaacacccTTCAGGTCAGAAATGACCCAATACCAAAGGGAAGTACCAtttttttcaataccataggagagTCAAAGTCATTTGATGCCTTGACTAGTGTATAAAAAGGCAGACCATTAAGAAGCAAACTTAGGAAATTAAGAAACTTTATTCACAACATTTCCCCAATTACATTTGGCCAAAGCCACGATCCTTAACATTGACAGGCCCAACAGTTGCTTTCTGCCACTGTAGATCTGTGGAACAGAAGAGTAGTGAGAATGCATAGTGCATGGTACAGGAGTGTAAAATCATAACCATTTGTAGAGAGTCCATACCATTAACAGGCTGATCACTTCCAGTCCTGATGCTACAGTTTGCATCACAGCAACCACACACCTGGTCAGATTCATCTGCAGACACCCACCTGCCAAACACCTCAATTACAAAAACACCCACACCCTCATTTACCAGTGCATTTTAAATCCAGGGACAACATACCCATAAGCAGAAAATGAACAAGCCTTCTGCTCAGGATTTGTTGGGTTGAATGCTGCAGCCACCTTCAAAATGCATGTGATGTAGACCTGCAAAAGACAGTAGTTTGCACAGAGTGTAGGGTGAATGCTAGGTTGTACCTTAAGAGGTCACCCAAAATAATTTCTCCATTCACTTACCCAGAAGCCATGCCAGATGTGGATGGTctcttcagcagagcacaaaagatttttagaaaatggaGCTCTATCAGGTCCTTATAAAAGTatacgggtgccagcactttggtCCAGAAGTATTAAGGCAGCAGAAGTAAATCCATGCAAATCCAGTCGATCATTTAATGTCTTCTGATGCATATCGATACATGTTTTAAACTAAAATGTTAACTTTAATCAGCACTTCAATCCAGGGCTCTGATGTGgtttgaaatggccaaactcACGTGACCTTTGTGCTTTTTGTAAAGCATCACGTGAACTCACCGGCAGCCTTGCGTGAGCTGCTGACAGGAAGCACTTAtccatttattttacaaaaacataaaatttgCTTAAGACATTGAGCGCCTGGAGTCATGTGTATTACTTTCATGTTTAGGTAGCATAActtgtcaaagtgctggcaccagtGTACTTCCATTTTAAGGACCTAACAGAGCTCCATCTTcttaagggaaaaaaaaaaaaccccacacccCACCCACCTtttacatttgtgttctgctgaagatatacacagtgtaagtgaattcattttcaggtgaaccaTTCCATTAACCATGCAGTCTACATACCAAACCACTGTTCAGTTGCTGGAACCTGAATGCCTCCAACTGAAATTGCAGTTTGTCACCTCGCATCCGGGGCATGAAGCGAGAGCTGGAGCCTGTAATCTTAGCATCAACTAGGCATCTAGGGAATGAACATGGTTACACTTTAAACCCCTGTAACAATTCTAGAAAGGTGGAATGAGTGCACAAAAAGGACAATTCACTCCCTTCTGCTCACCCATTATTCTCAATAAAGGTGTAGCTGGGAGTTGTATTTATGTCAGGGGATGTAGTAGCTAGACAGCTGTCCACAAACACACGGACAGGAACATGGTTGTAGGACATCACAGAGGCTTCAATATTTATGAAGTCACCCAGGAAATACTGGTTAGAAGGCCTCTCGAATCTCCAGTCCTCTGTGGGGACAGGATATTAGCAAAAGGTTAAAAGAAAGATGCCAGTGATATACTGCATTATACAAACCAGTCATAAGCCTGAGAGAGAAGACCAGAATATCCTCTGCAACCCTAGTAGTGGCATATGGCATCCAACTGGGCATCAGGGCGTTGCTGCTCACATTTTGCATTCTGTAGAGGTAGATGTCACCAAAAACTGATAATGCGCACCTTTTACAGTGTATGTACTGAAATCACATGCAGCCTTTTAACAAAAGGCAACACTCACCTTGGATAATGGCACTCAATACCAACCAGTGCAGCACTACTTCTAACAATAGAAGAACCATGTAAAGCCTCTTGTGGTGTATAGATTAGAGAGAACATATAGACAAGCTCATTTTCAGTCATCTAAAATGAGAAAGAGAAGTTTTACTTACAGGAACAGTCCAGAATACATAAACAAAAGTTACAATTAGTTAACTTAGTCTCACTGTTGGTATGCTGCCACATCCATGTAGTTCAGATTCAAAGATAAGCACTTGGGCAGTATTGTCCTCCCCTACTGCTGTACATCCTCCCAGAGTAAAAGCAGAGGCCATTAGTAGCTGCCCTGTCCCAAAGAAGTCCTCCTTCACTTCCACATAGATTGAATTCTCTCCACAATGAGCTGCTACACTGTTGGCAGGGACAGGATGCCGCAACTGAAAAGGAATATCTGGCTGTTCCAGTTCCTGTGGTAGCACTGGAAAGGTCCATGCAAGTTTTGCAACTGGACCTTGTAACAGTTGTTTGGACTGAACACCCACAGGATCTTGAACAGGCATCTGCACAGGAATCTTAAAGGGAATCTTCTGTGGCATAAATACAGGGTTGTTGGGCTCATAACTTTGGGGAACCTGCAGCATCCTGGATTCACTCTGCTTAGGAGCTTGCACTGGTGTTTGAAGCTTGAACACAACTGGTTCCCGATTAGGATATGATCTTCCACGCCATTGTGCTACAGACAAGCCAAACATAACCACTAATCCAACGCCAACTTGCCACAGCCCCATCGTCAGAAACCGTTTTGTCCGTATTGGTGAACCTTAACGTTTTCTTTTTGTATAGCAGTTAGATTAGAAAAGCTCCGCCTCTTCCCTGGACTTGTTAGCTCACTAACCATCATGTCACAGCTGAAAATCATCAACTCTTTATCAATTTGAGGAAAAtgtgggagtttttttttttttttttgtgctctaaATACGATTTATAAATTACTTGGATTAATACAATGATATCAATTAAGTCAAACTTACAGAAGACTTTACCTGACTAAAGTAGCcaaatcaattttatttatttatttatttttgtgatctCTGCAGTACTTCATTTACTTGATGAAAGCTGCTATGGAATTAATTGCCATCTTTCTACATGTactcaccattaaaaaaaaaaccaacaatgaaggacatactgtaaataataggAAGAGTACACAGGCCTACACATTAAAAGCAGCCAAAGCATTCTCCTTGACAGTTTTATAAGTTTGAGCCCCACAAGGGGTGATTGTTATTGGTTTGAGAAAAGAACTCCTATTTTTATCCTTCTGCAAAAAAGAAAGCTcactgagcgtgtttacatgcacattcttacatcAATAATGCTTAATAATCTGACAAcacatgtggtcatgtaaatgcaataaaccaCATTCCTTCATCTAGTTCCTTTATTTGggcagttctctgaaaaatgagacaaaTTTTTTGCACCTAAAATTTAAGAGTTTAAGGGGATTTTTATGAATAATCCGgccgacacgggtagatttttgcccattacaccgaTTTCGCATGCCATGTAAGCACTTTATCCGGTGCTCTTACAGGCTCATCCAATGTGTGCACAGgttgagcgcatgcctcttcacgtcAGAAGTAGAGAAtaacgcgattatttcaaatgtcatgtaaacgcagaTACCTTGCCTTGTCAAATTTTTTAAATacgctgattttagagagtaatcagcatattggtgtgcatgtaaacggaatgaggactcaagatggcgccgagtatggctgctgtgttgcgagctccgacacaacatggtagtgttttgtttgttttgtttacagttcttatgttttttgtcttggatgttgtctgccttattgtctacgacagacaaacacttttggacattggttcagcaattacacacagtaaaccggacttcaaattcctcaatgctgacccgctgtttacaaacacgcaagcggacccctttgtctgtgctgcacggccgcggaaacgcaggaggaaaaggggaaacagagccggcattctcatcagagtaagacgccacgcaaatcgacccccgctacccactattctactggcaaatgttcagtctctggataacaatctctgcaagctgaaagcgcggatctctttccaacgagagacagggactgctgcattatctgccttacggagacttggatgtctgcggagattccagactcagccactgaacccgtggggttctctgtgcaccgagcggacagagcgaaagacctctcaggtaaaagcagagggggtggtgtatgttttatgatcaacaaatcctggtgtgatcagaggaacatacattctatcaagtctttctgctctcctgatctggaatttctcatgcttctgtgtcgaccattctggctaccgtgggaattcacagcggtcattatcactgctgtgtacatcccgccacaagccaacacagaccgggcactcaaggaaccgcatgggattataagcaagcaggaaaccgcgcaccctgaggccgcgttcattgtgaccggggactttaataaagccagtttctaatcagtcgcaccaaaataccaccagcacgttagtttcaacacacgaggggaccgggttttggaccattgctactctcccttccgggatggctaaaaatccctcccccgcccaccatttggcaaatcggaccactcttccattctgcttctgcccgcttacaggcagaaactgaaacaggaagcacccactctcagaacgatccagtgctggtcggatcaatcagactctacgctacaggactgtgttGATCACactgactgggagatgttccggtccgcttctgatgacgacatcgagctttacactgatagcgtaatgtgtttcatcagaaagtgcgtagaggacgtcgttccgaccagaacaacacggatctatccgaaccagaagccatgggttaatagcgatgtttgcgcggcacttaatgtgcggacctccgcttttaattctgggaacacggaggagcataaacaagccagttatgccctcagaacagcaaaatgccagtacaggaacaagattgaaggacagtttaacaccaccaactcttgaagcatgtggcagggaattaacatcatcacggactttaaagggaataaaaactctgccatgaacaccgctgcctctctcctggataagctaaatactttttatgctcattttgagggaaataacaccaccctcgcggagagagctctcgcggccgaagctacagaggttagttcgctctccgtctctgtagcggatgtaacccgatccttccgacgggtgaatatccgcaaagctgcgggcccagacggcattctggacCATGTCATctgagcgtgcgcgaaccagctggctggtgtttttacggacattttcaacctttccctctctttgtctgtagtccccacatgctttaaaacatccaccattgtgcctgttccaaagcaatcaaaaatcacttgcttaaatgactggcgtcctgttgctctgacccccatcatcagcaaatgctttgagagactaatcagagattacatctgctctgtgctgcctctctctctagacccattgcagtttgcttaccgcaacaaccgctccactgatgatgccattgcatctacaatacacactgctctctcccacctggaaaaaaaaacactaatgtgagaatgttgtttgtagactacagctcagcattcaacaccatagtgccctccaagctagatgagaaactccgggctctgggcttaaacagctcgctgtgcagctggatcctggacttcctgtcaagcagatgccaggtggttagaataggcagcaacatctcctcatcactgaccctcaacactggagccccacagggctgtgtcctcagcccactcttgtattccttgtacacacatgactgtttggcaacacacagctccaatgccatcattaagtttgctgatgacacgacggtggtaggtctgatcactgacaatgatgaaacagcctacagagaggaggtgcacactctgacacactggtgtcaggagcacaacctctccctcaacgtcagtaagacaaaggagcttgtggtggacttcagaagaaaagataaagaacacagtcccatcaccatcaatggagcaccagtggagagagtcagcagcttcaagttcctgggtgtccacatctctgaggaactcacatggtccatccacactgaagtcgttgtgaagaaggctcatcagcgcctcttcttcctgagacggctgaggaagtttggaatgaaccgccacatcctcacacggttctacacctgcactgtggagagcatcctgactggctgcatctccgcctggtacggcaatagcaccgcccacaaccgcaaagcactgcaaagggtggtgcgaactgccagacacatcatcggaggtgagcttccctccctccaggacatatataccaggcggtgtgtgaaaaaagctcggaggatcatcagagactccagccacccaagccatgggctgctctcactgctaccatcaggcaggcggtatcgcagcatcaggccccgcaccagccgactccatgatagcttcttcccccaagcaatcagacttttgaactcttgatctcccacgatcaaaatacatcagcactgcactttattactcttactcttatatctcacaccagactgtcataaattatattattattatattatattctctcttaacaacttactatcaaccgacagcctgaatggcAATAcagtacaacctactgtacattctatatatactatatatacttttttatttttattgaataatgtgtatctatattgtgcatattgtatactgtacagtgtatgttattatttgtatattgtgttgtgtgtatattagactttaaattgcgttgtgttaatttgatgtttattgtaaattggtatatgtctcatcactgtcatgactgctatgatgatcggaactgcacccaagaatttcacacaccattgcacttgtgtatatggctgtgtgacaataaaagttatttgatttgatttgattcattgATTAACTATTAAGATCAGTTGGATCAAACTACAGACAAATGTATTAAACTGAACGAGAACAAATGCAAATGAAAAGTTTGATGGTTAAAGCATTATGAAAGGCAGTTATTTCAATGAAAGGTATATATAGATGAAACACTTATTTGATGTAGTGAAAACATCactttgtgattttgtgtttttaCTTAGTCAGTAGTTTTTTCCTcatgtaaaatgttttacttctaaagaaattaattgtcattttgaaacatatgtataaaatcataaccactcacataaaattaagactccagtcatatcagtaaccttataaaagctgttttattctacatggagagggtcctctcatgagggctgccatgttagaatcacatggccagccgaatactactcgcttaatctcagtagctACGTTCACGCCATGTCGTAATTACGAGCTGGCAACTTGGAAATTCTATTCGGAGCTGTTCACGCCCTGGGAACTCTGAATTAtgtgtttctatggcaacactatTAACGGCAAAATGAATCCGTATGAGATGATGTTGTTGACAACTGCAAAATACATAATTACTACATTAAATCGCATTTTAATGCTACTGCTAAATATTGAAGAACACAGAAAGCACATCAGTTAAcaataataacatgtttttttattaataacgcaggCGTTGGtaaagtgttatataatgtgtaatagtcaattatctgaattattacacAGAAATATTACGAGATAACTACTTAACTACATTTCAGTGCTGAAGCCGCCGCCATTTTGAGTGTTTCCACATGACGTTGCAGCGGTCAGGTTGTACAAgtcagagctctcaaaaaattcATAGTTTACAAGTTATAATTACGAGTTCTATGAGGACATGAACGCTTTTTACAAGTCGGAGCTCTCAGAAAATTCAGAGTTTACAAGTTATAATTAC
Encoded proteins:
- the LOC127420791 gene encoding zona pellucida sperm-binding protein 3-like, which codes for MPQKIPFKIPVQMPVQDPVGVQSKQLLQGPVAKLAWTFPVLPQELEQPDIPFQLRHPVPANSVAAHCGENSIYVEVKEDFFGTGQLLMASAFTLGGCTAVGEDNTAQVLIFESELHGCGSIPTMTENELVYMFSLIYTPQEALHGSSIVRSSAALVGIECHYPRMQNVSSNALMPSWMPYATTRVAEDILVFSLRLMTEDWRFERPSNQYFLGDFINIEASVMSYNHVPVRVFVDSCLATTSPDINTTPSYTFIENNGCLVDAKITGSSSRFMPRMRGDKLQFQLEAFRFQQLNSGLVYITCILKVAAAFNPTNPEQKACSFSAYGWVSADESDQVCGCCDANCSIRTGSDQPVNDLQWQKATVGPVNVKDRGFGQM